Proteins found in one Fibrobacter succinogenes genomic segment:
- the nhaA gene encoding Na+/H+ antiporter NhaA, which translates to MSARVTSSDKIEDMFPETPVRKIITPIERLMKVETTGGIVLIIMTLAALIWANLSPESYEHFWHLPFVVTIGSWVGTGDLHWFINDALMTIFFFNIGLEVKGEMTYGELHDPKAASLPIIAAAGGMLFPALIYLALCPPGTSHGWGIPTATDIAFVVGCMAILGKKVPHALRVMILTLAIADDIGAILVIAIGYPSGDGINFAALGIAFALLALINVFFRIGVRNLLLHGVLGVAIWAFFVKSGVHPTIAGVLLGLSVPAKPVVARGMVANFANSVGSVLSGDTKVSGEEKYRVFNMLQRGARESVSLQERLYKPLVPWVNFAIMPIFALSNAGVEIKLGGLDVPVLGAVALALIFGKPIGIFLFSLLSVKIGVSKKPSYSWKVLWGGGMLAGIGFTMALFVAGLAFEDGANKDSAKLGILLGSFSAAILGTIYMSIVSKKE; encoded by the coding sequence ATGTCAGCACGAGTAACAAGCAGCGATAAAATTGAAGATATGTTTCCGGAAACCCCGGTACGTAAGATTATCACCCCGATTGAACGCCTGATGAAGGTGGAGACGACGGGCGGCATAGTGCTTATCATTATGACGCTTGCGGCTCTCATCTGGGCGAACCTCTCTCCAGAATCGTATGAGCACTTTTGGCATTTGCCATTTGTGGTCACGATTGGCAGCTGGGTGGGCACGGGCGATTTGCATTGGTTCATCAATGATGCGCTGATGACGATATTCTTCTTCAACATCGGGCTCGAAGTCAAAGGCGAAATGACCTATGGCGAACTCCACGACCCGAAGGCGGCGAGCCTCCCGATTATTGCGGCGGCTGGCGGTATGCTTTTCCCGGCGCTCATTTACTTGGCGCTTTGCCCTCCGGGAACGTCACATGGTTGGGGAATCCCCACGGCGACAGATATCGCGTTTGTGGTCGGCTGTATGGCGATTTTGGGCAAGAAGGTGCCCCATGCGCTCCGCGTGATGATTTTGACCTTGGCGATTGCGGACGATATCGGTGCGATTCTCGTGATTGCAATTGGTTACCCGAGCGGCGATGGCATCAATTTCGCGGCTCTTGGAATTGCGTTTGCGCTCCTTGCTTTGATCAATGTGTTCTTCCGTATTGGTGTACGTAACTTGCTTTTGCATGGTGTGTTGGGCGTTGCTATTTGGGCGTTCTTTGTCAAGTCGGGTGTACATCCGACAATTGCGGGCGTTCTCCTTGGACTCTCGGTTCCGGCAAAACCTGTTGTTGCAAGAGGTATGGTGGCAAACTTTGCTAACAGCGTGGGCAGCGTGCTTTCTGGTGATACCAAGGTCTCTGGCGAAGAAAAGTACCGCGTGTTCAACATGCTCCAGCGTGGTGCCCGTGAAAGTGTTTCGTTGCAGGAACGCTTGTACAAGCCGCTTGTGCCGTGGGTGAATTTTGCTATCATGCCTATCTTTGCGCTCTCGAATGCCGGCGTAGAAATTAAGCTCGGCGGTCTGGATGTCCCGGTGCTTGGCGCCGTAGCACTAGCCCTCATTTTCGGTAAGCCGATCGGTATATTCCTCTTTAGCCTCTTGTCGGTGAAGATTGGCGTATCCAAGAAGCCGAGCTACTCCTGGAAGGTCCTTTGGGGTGGCGGCATGCTTGCCGGTATCGGGTTTACCATGGCTCTCTTTGTGGCTGGCCTTGCCTTTGAAGACGGTGCGAACAAGGATTCCGCAAAGCTTGGTATTCTCCTTGGAAGCTTTAGCGCCGCAATCCTTGGCACAATCTACATGAGTATCGTGTCTAAGAAAGAATAG
- a CDS encoding GIY-YIG nuclease family protein: MLRCKGNRIYTGYAVDVQARYEEHCNGRGAKFTKAFPPEGVLRTFELETREEALRLEARIKKLKRPQKELLAAGDSELELGLRAGLGEPLKPRKKRRKKRAVKRVESGSKCEANGAEST; this comes from the coding sequence ATGCTCCGTTGCAAGGGTAATCGCATTTACACGGGCTACGCCGTGGATGTGCAGGCTCGCTACGAGGAACATTGCAATGGGCGAGGAGCAAAGTTCACGAAGGCTTTTCCGCCAGAAGGCGTGTTGCGCACGTTCGAACTAGAAACCCGCGAAGAAGCGCTCCGCCTAGAAGCTCGCATCAAAAAACTGAAACGCCCGCAAAAAGAACTGCTCGCCGCAGGCGACTCTGAACTGGAATTGGGATTGCGCGCAGGCCTCGGTGAACCTTTGAAACCGCGCAAAAAGCGGCGCAAGAAACGTGCTGTGAAGCGTGTGGAAAGTGGTTCGAAATGTGAGGCGAACGGCGCAGAATCTACTTGA
- a CDS encoding response regulator, with product MKNIDGVHSEKMMHRDHVIFAVILVALNALVFMFVCQKILKIVEDGCYNRLREYAETASNDFIMSNLHYGGTLQFVADALGDRNDYSVDSLLPKLNELQPFLRDKKINILLPGDTAILSDGSLMNASMMGISFNEEATPNAHVVVRLESDKLEEKLLYHFVPIKSRDKVVAIAYWNFSLGLIHQYMRSDKQNDRKMYVYVVNRDDGRLIADSKHDSLKGIRDYINELDNEKGLFSVLVDSLLAGATGKACVENYWEESNCFYYKPLPVNHWSIAISSPEKVAFAAIHKVRFILLCLGIVVIVFFVAYFMLLRRVAIRRFASELDQFKQDDVGKVRYMQMKLLGLLSKNFIHIYYVNPESGSYVVYPSSMNDLYKEILSRFDCNVSLYDIMNNDELTKIHKDDLELCHSVFNKESFLEMMNQYESRKVVDMRWFINGNWVWLRHTLIGFADGKGEGYVLIGVEDVNDEKVALEAERERLSVIKGLSEDFSLVSFINPSTREDHLYYVKKNNWADNPNWRKVGNFEDRLTLIANTLVHPDDRKMFMDMTSRDVVMEKLVAKSAYYVNFRMIINGAVEYWQLKFVMAGKAPDAQEQIVAGFISVDEATRLQLEQKEQLETQAEALKQALSAAQAANSAKKEFLNSISHEIRTPLNAVIGLTSIASSHLDDRDRIKDCLFKIDQSSDRLLAIINDILDMSRIESGKFDLNETPTHLFEVVHEVERDIRNDLQVKDLKFELDCVDINDDEVVCDKNRLRQVLLKVLSNSIKFTREGGSISMSVKETPLSKSSYAAYEFRIKDNGIGMSEEFLKKVYEPFTRELSASRETRGMGLGLAITKNSVEMMGGQIEIASRLHVGTEVVMTFEFKLVQSKKREDGVEKTEKSGFAGKKILLVEDNILNREITMEILQDNGFIVTAVEDGDIAVKMLSKATSRPFDVVLMDVRMPVMDGYEATKRIRALDNKDVAEIPIIAMTANAFDEDRQASFEVGMNEHIAKPVSIEKLKDVLAMFL from the coding sequence ATGAAGAATATTGATGGCGTCCATAGTGAAAAAATGATGCACCGGGATCATGTTATTTTTGCCGTGATTCTTGTGGCTTTGAATGCTTTGGTGTTCATGTTTGTTTGCCAGAAAATTCTGAAAATCGTTGAGGACGGCTGCTATAACAGGCTTCGTGAATATGCCGAAACTGCATCGAATGATTTCATAATGAGCAATCTGCACTATGGTGGAACGCTACAGTTTGTGGCCGATGCCTTGGGGGATCGCAACGATTATTCGGTCGATAGTTTGCTTCCGAAGTTGAATGAATTGCAACCGTTCTTGCGTGACAAAAAAATCAATATCCTTTTGCCTGGCGATACGGCGATTTTATCGGATGGCTCCTTGATGAATGCTTCGATGATGGGGATATCGTTTAATGAAGAAGCGACACCCAATGCGCATGTCGTTGTACGCCTTGAAAGCGATAAACTCGAAGAAAAATTGCTGTACCATTTTGTCCCCATCAAGAGTCGCGACAAGGTCGTTGCCATTGCGTACTGGAATTTTAGTTTGGGGCTAATTCATCAATACATGCGTAGTGATAAACAGAACGACCGCAAAATGTATGTCTATGTTGTCAATCGCGATGATGGTCGCCTTATTGCCGATTCAAAGCATGACTCGTTGAAGGGTATTCGTGATTATATAAATGAATTGGATAACGAGAAAGGCTTATTCTCTGTGTTGGTGGATAGCTTGCTTGCTGGCGCTACGGGTAAAGCTTGCGTTGAAAACTATTGGGAAGAATCGAACTGTTTCTATTATAAGCCGTTGCCGGTAAATCACTGGAGTATTGCAATTTCGTCGCCAGAAAAGGTGGCTTTTGCGGCAATCCATAAAGTCCGCTTTATCTTGCTTTGCTTAGGCATTGTTGTAATTGTCTTCTTTGTTGCTTATTTTATGTTGCTCCGTCGAGTCGCCATCCGCCGTTTTGCAAGTGAATTGGATCAGTTTAAACAAGATGATGTGGGAAAGGTCCGTTACATGCAAATGAAACTTCTAGGCCTTTTGTCCAAGAACTTTATCCATATTTATTATGTGAATCCCGAGTCCGGTTCGTATGTGGTTTACCCGAGTTCCATGAACGATTTGTACAAGGAAATTCTCAGCCGTTTTGATTGCAATGTCTCTTTGTACGACATCATGAACAACGATGAGCTTACCAAGATCCATAAGGATGATTTGGAACTTTGCCATAGCGTGTTCAATAAGGAATCCTTCCTTGAAATGATGAACCAGTATGAATCACGAAAGGTTGTGGACATGCGTTGGTTTATCAATGGCAACTGGGTCTGGTTGCGCCACACGTTGATTGGTTTTGCCGATGGCAAGGGTGAAGGCTATGTGCTCATTGGTGTCGAAGATGTGAACGACGAAAAGGTGGCTCTCGAAGCCGAGCGCGAAAGGCTTTCTGTGATTAAAGGCCTCTCGGAAGATTTCTCGCTGGTGAGCTTCATTAACCCGTCCACTCGCGAAGACCATCTTTATTATGTGAAAAAGAATAATTGGGCCGATAACCCGAACTGGAGAAAGGTCGGGAATTTTGAAGATCGCCTGACGTTGATCGCGAATACGCTTGTCCACCCGGACGACCGCAAGATGTTTATGGACATGACGTCTCGCGATGTGGTGATGGAAAAACTTGTTGCAAAGAGCGCGTATTATGTCAACTTCCGAATGATTATTAATGGCGCCGTAGAATATTGGCAGTTGAAGTTTGTGATGGCAGGCAAGGCGCCTGATGCTCAGGAACAGATTGTGGCTGGCTTTATCAGCGTCGATGAAGCGACCCGCTTGCAGCTTGAACAAAAGGAACAGCTCGAAACGCAGGCCGAAGCCTTGAAACAGGCGCTCTCGGCGGCGCAGGCGGCAAACAGTGCTAAAAAGGAATTCCTCAATAGCATAAGCCATGAAATCCGTACGCCGCTCAATGCCGTTATTGGCCTTACGTCAATCGCGTCGTCGCATTTGGATGACCGTGACCGTATTAAGGATTGCCTTTTCAAGATTGACCAAAGTTCTGACCGCTTGCTTGCGATTATCAATGATATTCTTGATATGAGCCGCATTGAATCGGGCAAGTTCGACCTCAACGAAACGCCGACGCATTTGTTCGAAGTTGTTCATGAAGTGGAACGCGATATCCGCAATGATTTGCAAGTGAAGGATTTGAAGTTCGAACTCGACTGTGTCGATATCAACGATGATGAAGTGGTTTGCGATAAGAACCGCTTGCGTCAGGTCTTGCTGAAGGTTCTTTCGAACTCGATCAAGTTTACGAGGGAAGGTGGTTCTATTTCGATGAGCGTCAAGGAAACGCCGCTTTCGAAGTCGAGCTATGCCGCTTATGAATTCCGTATCAAGGATAACGGTATCGGCATGAGCGAGGAATTCCTCAAGAAGGTTTATGAGCCGTTTACGAGAGAGCTCTCTGCATCGAGAGAGACTCGTGGTATGGGGCTTGGACTTGCGATTACGAAAAACTCTGTCGAGATGATGGGCGGTCAGATTGAAATCGCGAGCCGCTTGCATGTGGGTACCGAAGTCGTCATGACGTTCGAATTCAAGCTGGTGCAATCGAAAAAGCGCGAAGATGGTGTGGAGAAAACAGAAAAATCGGGCTTTGCCGGCAAGAAGATCCTCTTGGTCGAGGATAACATCCTCAACCGCGAAATCACGATGGAAATTCTCCAGGATAATGGCTTTATTGTGACTGCCGTCGAAGACGGCGATATTGCCGTGAAAATGCTTTCGAAGGCGACTTCGAGACCGTTTGATGTGGTTTTGATGGACGTTCGTATGCCAGTGATGGATGGTTACGAGGCTACAAAACGCATCCGCGCACTTGACAACAAGGATGTTGCCGAAATTCCGATTATCGCTATGACGGCAAATGCCTTTGACGAAGACCGCCAGGCTTCTTTCGAAGTGGGTATGAACGAGCATATCGCAAAACCGGTGAGCATTGAAAAGCTAAAAGATGTCTTGGCGATGTTCTTGTAG
- a CDS encoding sulfite exporter TauE/SafE family protein, producing MTDWWNYAQYPAFFILGAIVSLINSIAGGGSTLSLPIMIFLGLPATVANGTNRIGLIIGNFSSAFNLARHGYLNKKIFLQLLLPTFFGALVGACFLVRIGDKLFQAILAVVICLVVVMSNLRKDILGKPPATPPEKLTLKGALGFFGIAIYGCIVQVGVGFVQIFGLTRYTGLDPIHVNAIKNALTNVFLIVSTVALGIAGKIDWPIAIVMAAGAWFGGYLGSFTQRKKGNKFIQRFISVCSIGMAIALVVDLIVK from the coding sequence GTGACAGACTGGTGGAATTACGCCCAGTACCCGGCATTCTTCATTTTGGGCGCCATCGTAAGCCTCATCAATAGCATTGCCGGAGGCGGCTCCACGCTCAGCCTCCCCATCATGATTTTTCTCGGGCTCCCGGCAACGGTAGCTAACGGCACGAACCGCATCGGGCTTATCATCGGGAATTTCAGCAGTGCTTTTAATCTCGCACGTCATGGCTATTTGAACAAGAAAATTTTCTTGCAATTGCTTTTGCCGACTTTCTTTGGAGCGCTCGTCGGCGCCTGCTTCTTGGTGCGCATTGGGGATAAGCTATTCCAGGCGATTCTCGCAGTTGTCATTTGCCTTGTGGTAGTCATGAGCAACTTGCGCAAGGACATTCTCGGAAAGCCTCCAGCAACGCCACCTGAAAAGCTAACACTCAAAGGCGCCCTCGGATTTTTCGGAATCGCTATTTATGGTTGCATAGTGCAAGTGGGCGTTGGGTTCGTACAAATATTTGGACTCACGCGATACACCGGACTTGACCCAATTCACGTGAACGCCATCAAGAACGCACTCACAAACGTGTTCTTGATTGTAAGTACCGTCGCACTCGGCATTGCCGGAAAAATCGACTGGCCTATCGCGATAGTCATGGCCGCAGGCGCATGGTTCGGCGGCTACCTCGGCAGTTTTACGCAGCGCAAGAAAGGCAACAAGTTCATCCAGCGATTCATCAGCGTTTGCAGCATCGGTATGGCGATTGCGCTTGTCGTGGATTTGATCGTCAAGTAG
- a CDS encoding acyl-[acyl-carrier-protein] thioesterase, giving the protein MEPEVTTKNFEVRFSDCDHHSRLKLSNLFLFMEETAIADAEQNGFGIWKMMKAGYTTVITRMKIRLLHHPVWGERLSVSTWAKDIIKDKVCLKDYSILDAQGHSIAQATSSWLLVNMKTGKAENPANSPYPIPLIQGKNALPEMMDILDPQLEPKIIGQEIAKYSDLDMNKHVNHCRYVDWVTDSLDAEELRSRRIRSIQINYITQIPLSGKVNIVRFKNTNHHAYIFGMNGDDMTQCHFQARIGFAD; this is encoded by the coding sequence ATGGAACCGGAAGTCACAACCAAAAATTTTGAAGTACGTTTCTCGGACTGCGACCACCACAGCCGACTCAAACTTTCAAATCTCTTCCTGTTCATGGAAGAAACTGCGATTGCCGATGCCGAACAGAACGGTTTTGGCATTTGGAAAATGATGAAGGCTGGCTATACCACAGTCATTACGCGCATGAAAATCCGCTTGTTGCACCACCCGGTCTGGGGCGAAAGACTCTCTGTTTCGACATGGGCCAAGGACATCATTAAGGACAAAGTCTGCCTTAAGGATTATTCCATCCTCGATGCACAAGGGCACTCCATCGCGCAGGCAACATCTTCGTGGCTCTTGGTGAACATGAAAACTGGCAAGGCAGAAAACCCCGCCAATTCGCCGTACCCGATTCCACTAATTCAGGGCAAAAACGCATTGCCCGAAATGATGGACATTTTGGACCCGCAGTTAGAACCGAAAATTATCGGGCAAGAAATTGCAAAGTACAGCGACTTGGACATGAACAAGCACGTGAACCATTGCCGCTACGTGGATTGGGTAACAGATTCGCTCGATGCCGAAGAACTCAGAAGCAGAAGAATCCGTTCGATACAGATAAATTACATCACTCAAATTCCGCTGAGCGGAAAAGTGAATATCGTGAGGTTCAAAAACACGAACCATCACGCCTATATTTTCGGGATGAACGGCGACGACATGACACAATGCCATTTTCAGGCGAGAATCGGATTCGCGGACTAG
- a CDS encoding response regulator, whose protein sequence is MAENSNPLTTNILDAVGIGLWAVEIDDGCAPRMSANKTMLKLLGLSEGVSGEDIFHAWFDNIDPEHFAEVKAYVDKMSVGQAAEIQYPWHSPDGRVRFVRCGGNRNFDYKKGIRLEGWHKDITELALIQKTAEEEMRQEITTMDLDVKRERLQSALNEKLYGRAILDKAYSYFKVNLSEGKIIRPFIQIIEGKSVDVSDSFSSEFPSYDAVVRKIAEQLVDKEYRRTFVQHLSAKTLIEQFQKGDSIPEYTCRFYSPHIGWHYSRFVCYVSKDEILNEYQAMMVAYNVSEQQKQDAAIRDCIDVLYKENRSRDAIEELLSTLASFYAADRAYILESDRDKQYLSSTYEWCRKGVRPSKADLQRLPFVFVNPWIESVGDMDAVYLDSQNDEYGVWERLYSELPIQDVKGISVSTIVSDEGRYGFLVLDNPKESQKNFAVLKLVAGFAENEINRRKRMEEDAAVTSLLASDYSCIFYCDLESDKVTAHKLNTNIQKMLGNSLNEMTYGAAIDFIANKVVSPENVDFVIRKLSVRNLKPLLQKQGVTSFEYVNYADRFCECKVVAVNKKQRAFVIGFADKDEQIRTARMHQKKIEQDLEIIDILASEYSSVYYIDLEKDSITPYSMNKESMSLFGSRFRSGVLYSKAFEDYVNGVVWERDRQMMLDAGAIDNIKRELSLRKTFITTYRGNVDGRPHYCEMKFVKVGNEFDSPKAVALGFAEKDDLILKDFVNDILYDDYVSIYFVNVEDNSFRTIKASNVSWVEKRPPYSTYSGEVKKISGLVADDFKQDWLKLSNLFYVQKFLKEADQRELEFKIESGEWLRARFTTIERDEKNEVVSFVLSFMLLSDDQVEKIELDAKVAEQNDLLEKQQVMLQKALSMAQSSDRAKTAFLSNMSHDIRTPMNAIVGFTGLAMAHIDEKDVVLGYLKKLGQSSNHLLSLINDVLDMSRIESGKMSLSENTESLVDIIDTLKDIVQADVDAKNLAFEVKTDIRNSGIVCDKLRLNQVLLNVLSNAIKYTHAGGSVMMQVDEKESQKPGFALFEFRIRDNGMGMSEEFLKTIYEPFTRANSSTVSGIQGTGLGMSITKNIVEMMGGDIEIFSEENKGTEVVLNIDFRLHNKNNAGSKFKVGTSNFAGKKVLLVEDNEMNRQIACDILADCGFVVSTAENGKEAVELIKKSVPKQYDLVLMDVQMPIMDGFAATRAIRMLPARYQSRIPIVAMTANAFEEDRKAALDAGMDEHISKPINVDKMKYILSKFIKK, encoded by the coding sequence ATGGCTGAAAATTCTAACCCCTTGACGACAAATATTTTAGACGCCGTTGGCATTGGGCTATGGGCTGTTGAAATTGATGATGGCTGTGCACCACGCATGAGCGCTAACAAAACCATGCTGAAGTTGCTTGGTCTTTCGGAGGGCGTTTCTGGCGAAGATATTTTTCATGCTTGGTTCGATAATATTGATCCTGAGCATTTTGCTGAAGTCAAGGCGTATGTCGATAAGATGAGCGTCGGTCAGGCGGCTGAAATTCAGTACCCATGGCATTCTCCCGATGGTCGTGTCCGATTTGTGCGTTGCGGAGGGAACCGTAATTTTGATTATAAAAAGGGCATACGGCTTGAAGGCTGGCACAAGGATATAACAGAGCTTGCGTTAATCCAAAAGACGGCTGAAGAAGAAATGCGTCAAGAAATCACGACGATGGATTTGGACGTGAAGCGAGAGCGTTTGCAAAGTGCCTTGAACGAAAAACTTTATGGAAGAGCTATTCTTGATAAGGCCTACAGTTACTTCAAGGTGAATCTTTCCGAAGGGAAAATTATTCGGCCGTTTATCCAGATAATCGAGGGCAAGTCGGTCGATGTGAGTGATTCGTTTTCCTCTGAATTTCCGTCGTACGATGCGGTTGTCCGCAAAATTGCTGAGCAACTTGTCGATAAGGAATACAGGCGGACTTTTGTTCAGCATCTTTCGGCGAAGACTCTGATTGAGCAGTTCCAAAAAGGCGATTCGATCCCGGAATACACTTGTCGATTTTATTCGCCGCATATCGGTTGGCATTACAGCCGCTTTGTCTGTTACGTTTCCAAGGATGAAATCTTGAATGAGTATCAGGCCATGATGGTGGCTTATAACGTTTCGGAGCAGCAAAAGCAGGATGCTGCTATTCGAGATTGCATCGATGTTCTTTATAAGGAAAACCGTTCGAGGGATGCTATCGAAGAACTGCTTTCGACGCTTGCTTCTTTTTATGCGGCCGACAGAGCTTACATTCTCGAAAGCGACAGGGATAAGCAATACCTGAGTAGCACGTATGAATGGTGCCGTAAGGGGGTAAGGCCTAGTAAGGCTGACCTTCAGCGGCTTCCGTTTGTGTTCGTTAATCCGTGGATTGAATCTGTCGGGGATATGGACGCTGTTTATCTGGATTCGCAAAATGACGAATATGGTGTTTGGGAAAGATTGTATAGCGAACTACCGATTCAGGATGTAAAGGGTATAAGTGTTTCGACGATCGTGTCTGACGAAGGACGCTATGGATTTCTCGTGCTCGACAACCCGAAGGAATCGCAAAAGAATTTTGCGGTGCTAAAGCTTGTGGCAGGCTTTGCCGAAAACGAAATCAACCGCAGAAAACGTATGGAAGAAGATGCTGCGGTGACGTCGCTTTTGGCATCGGATTACTCGTGCATTTTCTATTGCGATTTGGAATCGGACAAGGTGACCGCACATAAGCTGAATACGAATATCCAGAAAATGCTTGGCAATTCGCTGAACGAAATGACGTATGGCGCTGCAATCGACTTTATTGCAAATAAAGTTGTCTCTCCAGAAAATGTCGATTTCGTTATCAGGAAACTTTCTGTTAGAAACTTAAAGCCGCTTCTTCAGAAACAAGGCGTTACAAGCTTTGAGTACGTCAACTATGCCGACCGTTTTTGCGAATGTAAGGTTGTTGCGGTAAACAAAAAGCAAAGAGCTTTTGTGATTGGCTTTGCCGATAAGGACGAGCAGATTCGTACAGCTCGCATGCATCAGAAAAAGATCGAGCAGGATTTGGAAATTATTGATATCCTGGCTTCGGAGTATTCCTCGGTCTATTACATCGATCTTGAAAAAGATTCCATTACGCCTTATTCGATGAATAAGGAATCCATGTCGCTTTTTGGTAGCCGTTTCCGTTCGGGCGTGTTGTATTCTAAGGCGTTTGAAGATTATGTGAATGGCGTTGTCTGGGAACGCGACCGTCAAATGATGCTTGATGCCGGTGCAATCGATAATATCAAGAGAGAACTCTCCTTGAGAAAAACGTTTATTACAACATATCGAGGCAATGTCGATGGGCGCCCGCACTATTGCGAAATGAAATTTGTGAAAGTGGGCAATGAGTTTGATAGCCCAAAGGCTGTCGCTCTTGGCTTTGCAGAAAAGGACGACTTGATTCTCAAGGATTTCGTGAACGATATCCTCTATGATGATTACGTTTCTATTTACTTTGTGAATGTCGAGGATAATTCTTTCCGTACCATCAAGGCTTCGAATGTGTCGTGGGTGGAAAAGCGTCCGCCGTACAGCACGTATTCTGGTGAAGTCAAGAAAATCAGTGGCCTTGTTGCGGATGATTTTAAACAGGATTGGCTAAAGCTTTCGAACTTGTTCTATGTGCAGAAATTCTTGAAAGAAGCCGACCAGCGCGAACTGGAATTCAAGATTGAAAGCGGTGAATGGCTGCGCGCCAGATTTACAACGATTGAACGTGATGAAAAAAATGAAGTCGTTTCGTTTGTTCTTTCGTTTATGCTCTTGAGCGATGACCAAGTCGAAAAAATTGAATTGGACGCAAAGGTTGCGGAACAGAACGACTTGCTTGAAAAACAACAGGTCATGCTGCAAAAGGCGCTTTCGATGGCGCAATCGTCCGACCGTGCAAAGACGGCGTTCCTTTCGAACATGAGCCATGATATCCGCACGCCGATGAATGCTATTGTCGGTTTTACCGGACTTGCCATGGCGCATATCGATGAAAAGGATGTTGTGCTGGGTTACTTGAAAAAGCTTGGACAAAGCTCGAACCATTTGCTTTCGCTGATCAATGATGTGCTTGACATGAGCCGCATTGAATCGGGTAAGATGTCTTTGTCGGAAAATACCGAAAGTCTCGTCGATATTATCGATACGCTCAAGGATATTGTACAGGCGGATGTCGATGCCAAGAATCTTGCATTTGAAGTGAAGACGGATATCCGCAATTCAGGAATCGTGTGTGATAAGCTCCGCTTGAACCAGGTGTTGCTCAATGTGCTTTCGAATGCCATCAAGTACACGCATGCGGGTGGTTCCGTCATGATGCAAGTGGATGAAAAGGAATCGCAAAAGCCCGGCTTTGCGCTGTTCGAATTCCGCATCCGTGATAACGGTATGGGCATGAGCGAGGAATTCCTGAAGACGATTTATGAACCGTTTACGCGCGCAAATTCTTCGACCGTGAGCGGTATTCAAGGGACTGGCCTTGGCATGTCCATCACCAAGAATATCGTAGAGATGATGGGTGGCGATATTGAAATCTTTAGCGAAGAGAACAAGGGTACAGAAGTTGTTCTGAATATTGATTTCAGGCTGCATAACAAGAATAATGCCGGTTCAAAATTTAAGGTGGGGACTTCTAATTTTGCGGGCAAGAAAGTTTTGCTTGTCGAAGACAACGAAATGAACCGCCAAATTGCATGTGATATTCTTGCTGATTGCGGTTTCGTGGTTTCTACGGCTGAAAATGGAAAAGAAGCTGTTGAGTTGATAAAAAAATCTGTGCCAAAGCAGTATGATCTAGTCCTTATGGATGTGCAGATGCCTATAATGGACGGCTTTGCGGCAACGCGGGCTATACGTATGCTTCCGGCGCGTTACCAGTCTCGCATTCCGATTGTTGCCATGACTGCGAATGCATTTGAAGAAGATCGCAAGGCCGCACTAGATGCTGGCATGGATGAACACATCTCCAAACCGATAAACGTTGATAAAATGAAATATATTTTGTCTAAATTTATTAAAAAGTGA